A section of the Methanocellales archaeon genome encodes:
- the thiC gene encoding phosphomethylpyrimidine synthase ThiC produces MTQIEEAKSGRTTREMVDVALHEKIEPDLLRKHIASGEIVIMTRPKCKPLGIGKGLLTKVNVNIGTSSIAIDPEAEVKKAKVAVEHGADTISDLSMGGDIDEIRRAISDAVSVPLTTVPIYQTAAEKVSFHEIDQEDLIRTIKKQVQEGVSSVVIHAGFTLDTLTSLKKATRIMGMVSKGGAFTAAWMIAHKKENPFLERYEEILEILLRRDIVLSLGNAMRSGCVHDMSDKPQLSEIQKNAELARRANEVGVQTIVEGMGGHVPAKDIVAYVRHHKKITGNRPLFVSGPLPTDIAVGYDHIAACIGASLASGAGADYLCAITPSEHLALPNIDHVREGTIACRIAAHIGDSMKYGLSDQDFNLAKMRRHRNWEGQFRFALDGKRARQIHSPGETCTMCGDFCALKIMEQYLGH; encoded by the coding sequence ATGACCCAAATTGAAGAGGCCAAATCAGGTAGGACTACAAGAGAAATGGTGGATGTTGCCCTCCATGAAAAGATTGAGCCTGATTTATTACGCAAGCACATTGCCAGCGGCGAGATAGTGATCATGACACGTCCTAAATGCAAGCCATTGGGGATAGGTAAAGGACTGCTAACAAAGGTCAATGTAAATATAGGCACCTCATCGATAGCAATCGATCCTGAAGCCGAGGTAAAGAAAGCCAAGGTTGCTGTTGAGCATGGAGCGGACACCATATCAGATCTCTCAATGGGCGGCGATATAGACGAGATCAGAAGGGCAATTTCAGATGCGGTCTCCGTTCCATTAACGACCGTGCCAATTTATCAGACCGCTGCCGAGAAGGTTTCGTTTCATGAAATAGACCAAGAAGATCTCATCAGGACCATAAAAAAGCAAGTTCAAGAGGGCGTGAGTTCAGTAGTCATCCATGCGGGTTTCACCTTGGACACGCTCACCTCATTGAAAAAGGCAACTCGCATCATGGGGATGGTATCTAAAGGCGGGGCATTTACTGCTGCATGGATGATCGCGCATAAGAAAGAGAATCCTTTTCTCGAAAGGTATGAGGAGATCTTAGAAATACTCCTGAGAAGGGATATCGTTCTTTCATTGGGCAATGCCATGAGAAGTGGATGCGTCCATGACATGAGCGATAAACCCCAGCTATCAGAGATTCAAAAGAACGCAGAGCTGGCAAGACGTGCCAATGAGGTTGGCGTGCAGACTATCGTCGAAGGCATGGGGGGCCATGTTCCTGCCAAAGATATCGTTGCATACGTTAGACACCATAAGAAGATCACTGGCAATAGACCGCTTTTTGTTTCAGGCCCACTCCCTACTGACATCGCAGTTGGCTACGATCACATAGCTGCCTGTATTGGCGCCAGCCTTGCCAGTGGAGCGGGTGCTGATTATCTTTGCGCCATAACTCCATCCGAGCATCTTGCTCTTCCCAACATAGATCACGTTCGTGAGGGCACGATCGCTTGTCGCATTGCCGCCCATATCGGAGACTCGATGAAATATGGTCTCTCTGATCAGGACTTCAACTTAGCTAAAATGCGACGTCACCGCAACTGGGAGGGGCAGTTTAGATTTGCCCTTGATGGAAAGAGAGCAAGACAGATCCATTCACCTGGGGAGACCTGCACGATGTGTGGAGATTTTTGTGCACTAAAGATCATGGAGCAGTACCTTGGCCATTGA
- the tatA gene encoding twin-arginine translocase TatA/TatE family subunit, giving the protein MIGTTELMIILGIAALIFGSSKLPSIARDVGKALGEVNKAEKELDRLKSDFTSEIQSSIQGPIQSTMESAEPTMQSEPVPEQVPEKKSDDTDNIEEPHEPDIEGRIKDEAFKYIGSRFKSKIFK; this is encoded by the coding sequence ATGATAGGAACAACAGAATTAATGATAATTTTGGGTATCGCTGCCCTTATATTTGGCAGTAGCAAACTTCCTAGCATCGCCAGAGATGTTGGAAAAGCGCTTGGTGAGGTTAACAAGGCTGAAAAGGAGCTGGATAGGCTTAAAAGTGATTTTACATCAGAGATTCAATCTTCCATACAGGGTCCTATTCAGTCCACCATGGAATCTGCTGAACCTACCATGCAGTCAGAACCGGTACCAGAACAAGTACCAGAGAAGAAATCTGATGATACCGATAACATCGAAGAGCCCCATGAGCCTGATATCGAAGGGAGGATAAAAGACGAGGCATTTAAGTACATCGGCTCCAGGTTCAAGTCAAAGATTTTCAAATAA
- a CDS encoding NAD-binding protein, whose protein sequence is MYIVIVGGGRIGTFLASTLSKEGEEVALIESDRDICQNLAEKLNILVINGDGTDAKYLEDAGVKKADVFVAVTGEDKVNLVSCQMAKKNFNVPLTIARVNEPKNESVFEGLGIDVAISSVTAVSMIIKNAVTSGKLTTLLTLKEGNVELVELHVPEDSPAINRTIKDLGLPDECILTAIIRQGHLIFPKGKIMIEVGDLIVALTTAEHVDDLKKTILETK, encoded by the coding sequence ATGTATATCGTGATAGTTGGCGGAGGAAGAATTGGTACTTTTCTCGCCAGCACGCTTTCGAAGGAAGGGGAAGAAGTTGCCCTGATCGAATCCGACAGAGATATTTGCCAGAATTTAGCTGAAAAACTCAACATTTTGGTAATCAATGGTGACGGAACGGATGCAAAATATCTGGAGGATGCTGGAGTGAAAAAAGCAGATGTATTTGTTGCCGTCACTGGAGAGGACAAGGTGAATCTCGTTTCTTGCCAAATGGCCAAAAAGAACTTCAATGTTCCTCTCACCATAGCGAGGGTCAATGAGCCGAAAAATGAATCTGTTTTCGAGGGGTTAGGCATCGATGTTGCGATCAGTTCCGTAACAGCGGTATCGATGATTATAAAGAATGCCGTTACTTCTGGAAAATTAACCACGCTTTTGACCCTGAAAGAGGGCAATGTTGAGTTGGTGGAGCTTCATGTACCTGAAGACTCACCTGCGATCAATAGAACGATCAAAGACCTCGGTCTACCAGATGAATGTATCCTTACTGCAATTATCAGGCAGGGTCACTTGATTTTTCCAAAGGGCAAAATTATGATAGAAGTGGGCGATCTCATTGTGGCTCTCACCACCGCTGAGCACGTTGATGATTTAAAAAAGACGATCTTAGAGACAAAATAA
- the rnhB gene encoding ribonuclease HII: protein MKIAGVDEAGKGPVIGSMIVAGVMVQEDMLPMLERMGVRDSKAISPKKREFLAGKIKEVGVCYTLELSASEIDALRKKTTLNEIVVESQVRVLKQLKPDEAFLDAADVDADRFAQKVLAGYGKNIKITSEHNADVKYPLVSAASIIAKVRRDETIRELERLLGKNIGSGYPSDIRTMHFLDDWIKEHDSLPSFVRHSWKTAKNALKRHERSRMI from the coding sequence ATGAAAATTGCTGGGGTTGATGAAGCGGGTAAAGGACCAGTAATAGGATCCATGATCGTTGCGGGAGTCATGGTGCAAGAGGACATGCTTCCAATGTTGGAAAGAATGGGGGTTAGAGACTCTAAAGCGATTTCACCAAAAAAACGAGAGTTTTTAGCGGGTAAGATCAAAGAAGTCGGGGTTTGTTATACATTAGAGCTGTCCGCTAGTGAGATCGATGCTCTTCGTAAGAAGACAACTCTGAACGAAATCGTCGTGGAAAGCCAAGTGAGAGTGCTCAAACAGTTAAAACCTGATGAAGCGTTCTTGGATGCAGCTGATGTGGACGCTGATAGGTTTGCACAGAAAGTGCTGGCCGGGTATGGCAAAAACATCAAGATCACTTCAGAGCATAATGCGGATGTAAAATACCCTCTCGTCTCTGCAGCTTCGATTATTGCAAAAGTAAGGCGGGATGAGACTATTCGAGAACTGGAACGCCTATTAGGAAAAAATATCGGGTCCGGATATCCATCTGATATTCGTACAATGCATTTTCTGGACGACTGGATAAAAGAGCATGATTCATTGCCATCTTTTGTGCGACATTCATGGAAGACTGCCAAGAACGCATTGAAAAGGCATGAGCGATCACGTATGATTTAA